The proteins below come from a single Procambarus clarkii isolate CNS0578487 chromosome 26, FALCON_Pclarkii_2.0, whole genome shotgun sequence genomic window:
- the LOC123756701 gene encoding uncharacterized protein isoform X3: protein MSGDAKYISLYYSLVHQGASDFYKEIIKGPGANMSYLPPWAPTSGGGHYPPHMLSPHSSSPHSPQTSHSTTQPNNSGSVYQNLSPVVKSVSPANVSVTQSNNAPKSSAVAVPSSGSASSPTSATSSAPSSAPPVTIGDHYEPQGFQRSNTPPLKRPDLIENLKTENTMSDHPPSEMLLALAGPSSLDLKSPRKYVRRSPGKYPAPEQLPSPVMFSYQGRGRPRKNWTYAAGLPTMIPVTHPPMHAGSAEDPDDEENKPFKCNICGKGFKLKGGLMQHERTHSTDRPYVCPDCGKLFRQPTHLQQHIRIHTGDKPYDCAFCDKSFRQRTILNQHLRIHTGEKPYVCMECGKQFRQKAILDQHFRTHLGEKPYACPHPSCRKHFREMASLISHMQCHKDVTDPRAVLQQAKRLIKEEHNEDIRIDNPAHGREHVEGSDRRIEQERVAQDRELGQDRGLGQDRGLGQDRGLGQDRGLGQDRGLGQDRGLGQDRGLGQDRVLGQDRGLGQDRGLGQDRGLGQEGMGQNRIGQERTMGQDVINQDRSQGQDHRESVGSNSEQSGGYQGNGEQVRHDHRSFTPQSASNNGSAHKSPHPLPHSNTDQQNDSSSAPPHSQPPPISPNMMPTPQMAMANLIPYPHSIFPAASYMMPPPDPRQYHPQNQGQHPSRPNQ from the exons GCCCTGGTGCAAACATGAGCTATCTGCCGCCTTGGGCACCAACTTCAGGAGGGGGTCATTATCCCCCACATATGCTCTCTCCACACTCCAGCTCTCCACATTCTCCTCAGACTTCACATAGTACAACTCAGCCAAACAATTCCGGATCAGTTTATCAAAATCTCTCTCCAGTTGTAAAAAGTGTTTCTCCTGCAAATGTTTCTGTTACACAGTCCAACAATGCACCAAAATCATCTGCTGTTGCTGTTCCATCCAGTGGTTCAGCATCATCTCCCACATCAGCAACATCATCTGCTCCGTCATCTGCACCTCCAGTAACTATTGGAGATCATTATGAGCCCCAGGGCTTTCAGAGGTCAAATACACCTCCTCTAAAAAGACCTGACTTGATAGAAAATCTTAAAACTGAAAATACTATGAGTGATCATCCGCCGTCTGAAATGTTACTTGCTCTAGCAGGACCCAGCTCTCTGGACCTCAAATCACCTAGAAAGTATGTTAGAAG GTCACCAGGAAAGTACCCAGCACCAGAGCAGCTGCCTAGCCCAGTTATGTTCTCATATCAAGGTAGAGGAAGGCCACGAAAAAATTGGACTTATGCAGCG GGTTTGCCGACAATGATTCCTGTTACTCATCCACCAATGCATGCAGGATCTGCAGAAGATCCAGATGATGAAGAAAATAAACCATTTAAGTGCAATATTTGTGGTAAAGGGTTTAAACTTAAAGGGGGTCTCATGCAACATGAAAGAACACACAGCACTGATCGACCCTATGTTTGTCCAGATTGTGGCAAGCTTTTCCGGCAGCCAACTCATTTGCAGCAGCATATTCGAATTCACACGGGAGACAAACCTTATGACTGTGCTTTTTGTGACAAATCATTTAGACAGAGAACAATATTGAACCAGCATCTGAGGATACATACGGGAGAGAAACCATATGTCTGTATGGAGTGTGGAAAACAGTTTCGACAGAAGGCAATCCTTGATCAACATTTCAGAACACATTTGGGTGAGAAACCATATGCGTGCCCACATCCATCTTGTAGAAAACATTTTAGAGAAATGGCATCCCTAATTTCTCATATGCAGTGCCATAAAGATGTGACCGATCCTAGAGCCGTTCTTCAGCAAGCAAAGAGATTGATTAAGGAAGAACATAATGAAGATATAAGAATAGATAATCCAGCTCATGGACGAGAGCATGTGGAAGGCTCTGACAGGAGAATAGAACAAGAAAGGGTAGCTCAGGATAGAGAATTAGGGCAAGATAGAGGACTGGGACAAGATAGAGGACTGGGACAAGATAGAGGATTGGGACAAGATAGAGGATTGGGACAAGATAGAGGACTGGGACAAGATAGAGGACTAGGACAAGACAGAGGACTGGGACAAGATAGAGTACTGGGACAAGATAGAGGTTTAGGACAAGATAGAGGTTTAGGACAAGATAGAGGCCTTGGACAAGAAGGAATGGGACAAAACAGAATAGGTCAGGAGAGGACAATGGGACAAGATGTAATAAATCAGGATAGATCCCAAGGACAGGATCACAGAGAAAGTGTAGGTAGTAACTCTGAACAAAGTGGAGGATATCAGGGGAATGGGGAGCAAGTACGGCATGATCACCGTTCTTTCACTCCACAAAGTGCATCTAATAACGGTTCAGCTCATAAATCGCCACATCCTTTGCCACATTCAAACACAGACCAACAGAATGATAgttcatcagccccaccacattcaCAACCTCCTCCAATTTCTCCTAACATGATGCCAACTCCACAGATGGCTATGGCCAACTTGATTCCATACCCTCACTCAATTTTCCCAGCAGCATCCTACATGATGCCTCCACCTGATCCAAGACAGTATCACCCACAAAATCAAGGACAGCATCCTTCAAGGCCAAATCAGTAA
- the LOC123756701 gene encoding uncharacterized protein isoform X2, with protein MADSCYFEWKYDCADRPEKFTVSGARRIQTIIKCSKDSDDGKHTQLHKQLDEKGQLEIHSHKSPGANMSYLPPWAPTSGGGHYPPHMLSPHSSSPHSPQTSHSTTQPNNSGSVYQNLSPVVKSVSPANVSVTQSNNAPKSSAVAVPSSGSASSPTSATSSAPSSAPPVTIGDHYEPQGFQRSNTPPLKRPDLIENLKTENTMSDHPPSEMLLALAGPSSLDLKSPRKSPGKYPAPEQLPSPVMFSYQGRGRPRKNWTYAAGLPTMIPVTHPPMHAGSAEDPDDEENKPFKCNICGKGFKLKGGLMQHERTHSTDRPYVCPDCGKLFRQPTHLQQHIRIHTGDKPYDCAFCDKSFRQRTILNQHLRIHTGEKPYVCMECGKQFRQKAILDQHFRTHLGEKPYACPHPSCRKHFREMASLISHMQCHKDVTDPRAVLQQAKRLIKEEHNEDIRIDNPAHGREHVEGSDRRIEQERVAQDRELGQDRGLGQDRGLGQDRGLGQDRGLGQDRGLGQDRGLGQDRGLGQDRVLGQDRGLGQDRGLGQDRGLGQEGMGQNRIGQERTMGQDVINQDRSQGQDHRESVGSNSEQSGGYQGNGEQVRHDHRSFTPQSASNNGSAHKSPHPLPHSNTDQQNDSSSAPPHSQPPPISPNMMPTPQMAMANLIPYPHSIFPAASYMMPPPDPRQYHPQNQGQHPSRPNQ; from the exons GCCCTGGTGCAAACATGAGCTATCTGCCGCCTTGGGCACCAACTTCAGGAGGGGGTCATTATCCCCCACATATGCTCTCTCCACACTCCAGCTCTCCACATTCTCCTCAGACTTCACATAGTACAACTCAGCCAAACAATTCCGGATCAGTTTATCAAAATCTCTCTCCAGTTGTAAAAAGTGTTTCTCCTGCAAATGTTTCTGTTACACAGTCCAACAATGCACCAAAATCATCTGCTGTTGCTGTTCCATCCAGTGGTTCAGCATCATCTCCCACATCAGCAACATCATCTGCTCCGTCATCTGCACCTCCAGTAACTATTGGAGATCATTATGAGCCCCAGGGCTTTCAGAGGTCAAATACACCTCCTCTAAAAAGACCTGACTTGATAGAAAATCTTAAAACTGAAAATACTATGAGTGATCATCCGCCGTCTGAAATGTTACTTGCTCTAGCAGGACCCAGCTCTCTGGACCTCAAATCACCTAGAAA GTCACCAGGAAAGTACCCAGCACCAGAGCAGCTGCCTAGCCCAGTTATGTTCTCATATCAAGGTAGAGGAAGGCCACGAAAAAATTGGACTTATGCAGCG GGTTTGCCGACAATGATTCCTGTTACTCATCCACCAATGCATGCAGGATCTGCAGAAGATCCAGATGATGAAGAAAATAAACCATTTAAGTGCAATATTTGTGGTAAAGGGTTTAAACTTAAAGGGGGTCTCATGCAACATGAAAGAACACACAGCACTGATCGACCCTATGTTTGTCCAGATTGTGGCAAGCTTTTCCGGCAGCCAACTCATTTGCAGCAGCATATTCGAATTCACACGGGAGACAAACCTTATGACTGTGCTTTTTGTGACAAATCATTTAGACAGAGAACAATATTGAACCAGCATCTGAGGATACATACGGGAGAGAAACCATATGTCTGTATGGAGTGTGGAAAACAGTTTCGACAGAAGGCAATCCTTGATCAACATTTCAGAACACATTTGGGTGAGAAACCATATGCGTGCCCACATCCATCTTGTAGAAAACATTTTAGAGAAATGGCATCCCTAATTTCTCATATGCAGTGCCATAAAGATGTGACCGATCCTAGAGCCGTTCTTCAGCAAGCAAAGAGATTGATTAAGGAAGAACATAATGAAGATATAAGAATAGATAATCCAGCTCATGGACGAGAGCATGTGGAAGGCTCTGACAGGAGAATAGAACAAGAAAGGGTAGCTCAGGATAGAGAATTAGGGCAAGATAGAGGACTGGGACAAGATAGAGGACTGGGACAAGATAGAGGATTGGGACAAGATAGAGGATTGGGACAAGATAGAGGACTGGGACAAGATAGAGGACTAGGACAAGACAGAGGACTGGGACAAGATAGAGTACTGGGACAAGATAGAGGTTTAGGACAAGATAGAGGTTTAGGACAAGATAGAGGCCTTGGACAAGAAGGAATGGGACAAAACAGAATAGGTCAGGAGAGGACAATGGGACAAGATGTAATAAATCAGGATAGATCCCAAGGACAGGATCACAGAGAAAGTGTAGGTAGTAACTCTGAACAAAGTGGAGGATATCAGGGGAATGGGGAGCAAGTACGGCATGATCACCGTTCTTTCACTCCACAAAGTGCATCTAATAACGGTTCAGCTCATAAATCGCCACATCCTTTGCCACATTCAAACACAGACCAACAGAATGATAgttcatcagccccaccacattcaCAACCTCCTCCAATTTCTCCTAACATGATGCCAACTCCACAGATGGCTATGGCCAACTTGATTCCATACCCTCACTCAATTTTCCCAGCAGCATCCTACATGATGCCTCCACCTGATCCAAGACAGTATCACCCACAAAATCAAGGACAGCATCCTTCAAGGCCAAATCAGTAA
- the LOC123756701 gene encoding uncharacterized protein isoform X1 gives MADSCYFEWKYDCADRPEKFTVSGARRIQTIIKCSKDSDDGKHTQLHKQLDEKGQLEIHSHKSPGANMSYLPPWAPTSGGGHYPPHMLSPHSSSPHSPQTSHSTTQPNNSGSVYQNLSPVVKSVSPANVSVTQSNNAPKSSAVAVPSSGSASSPTSATSSAPSSAPPVTIGDHYEPQGFQRSNTPPLKRPDLIENLKTENTMSDHPPSEMLLALAGPSSLDLKSPRKYVRRSPGKYPAPEQLPSPVMFSYQGRGRPRKNWTYAAGLPTMIPVTHPPMHAGSAEDPDDEENKPFKCNICGKGFKLKGGLMQHERTHSTDRPYVCPDCGKLFRQPTHLQQHIRIHTGDKPYDCAFCDKSFRQRTILNQHLRIHTGEKPYVCMECGKQFRQKAILDQHFRTHLGEKPYACPHPSCRKHFREMASLISHMQCHKDVTDPRAVLQQAKRLIKEEHNEDIRIDNPAHGREHVEGSDRRIEQERVAQDRELGQDRGLGQDRGLGQDRGLGQDRGLGQDRGLGQDRGLGQDRGLGQDRVLGQDRGLGQDRGLGQDRGLGQEGMGQNRIGQERTMGQDVINQDRSQGQDHRESVGSNSEQSGGYQGNGEQVRHDHRSFTPQSASNNGSAHKSPHPLPHSNTDQQNDSSSAPPHSQPPPISPNMMPTPQMAMANLIPYPHSIFPAASYMMPPPDPRQYHPQNQGQHPSRPNQ, from the exons GCCCTGGTGCAAACATGAGCTATCTGCCGCCTTGGGCACCAACTTCAGGAGGGGGTCATTATCCCCCACATATGCTCTCTCCACACTCCAGCTCTCCACATTCTCCTCAGACTTCACATAGTACAACTCAGCCAAACAATTCCGGATCAGTTTATCAAAATCTCTCTCCAGTTGTAAAAAGTGTTTCTCCTGCAAATGTTTCTGTTACACAGTCCAACAATGCACCAAAATCATCTGCTGTTGCTGTTCCATCCAGTGGTTCAGCATCATCTCCCACATCAGCAACATCATCTGCTCCGTCATCTGCACCTCCAGTAACTATTGGAGATCATTATGAGCCCCAGGGCTTTCAGAGGTCAAATACACCTCCTCTAAAAAGACCTGACTTGATAGAAAATCTTAAAACTGAAAATACTATGAGTGATCATCCGCCGTCTGAAATGTTACTTGCTCTAGCAGGACCCAGCTCTCTGGACCTCAAATCACCTAGAAAGTATGTTAGAAG GTCACCAGGAAAGTACCCAGCACCAGAGCAGCTGCCTAGCCCAGTTATGTTCTCATATCAAGGTAGAGGAAGGCCACGAAAAAATTGGACTTATGCAGCG GGTTTGCCGACAATGATTCCTGTTACTCATCCACCAATGCATGCAGGATCTGCAGAAGATCCAGATGATGAAGAAAATAAACCATTTAAGTGCAATATTTGTGGTAAAGGGTTTAAACTTAAAGGGGGTCTCATGCAACATGAAAGAACACACAGCACTGATCGACCCTATGTTTGTCCAGATTGTGGCAAGCTTTTCCGGCAGCCAACTCATTTGCAGCAGCATATTCGAATTCACACGGGAGACAAACCTTATGACTGTGCTTTTTGTGACAAATCATTTAGACAGAGAACAATATTGAACCAGCATCTGAGGATACATACGGGAGAGAAACCATATGTCTGTATGGAGTGTGGAAAACAGTTTCGACAGAAGGCAATCCTTGATCAACATTTCAGAACACATTTGGGTGAGAAACCATATGCGTGCCCACATCCATCTTGTAGAAAACATTTTAGAGAAATGGCATCCCTAATTTCTCATATGCAGTGCCATAAAGATGTGACCGATCCTAGAGCCGTTCTTCAGCAAGCAAAGAGATTGATTAAGGAAGAACATAATGAAGATATAAGAATAGATAATCCAGCTCATGGACGAGAGCATGTGGAAGGCTCTGACAGGAGAATAGAACAAGAAAGGGTAGCTCAGGATAGAGAATTAGGGCAAGATAGAGGACTGGGACAAGATAGAGGACTGGGACAAGATAGAGGATTGGGACAAGATAGAGGATTGGGACAAGATAGAGGACTGGGACAAGATAGAGGACTAGGACAAGACAGAGGACTGGGACAAGATAGAGTACTGGGACAAGATAGAGGTTTAGGACAAGATAGAGGTTTAGGACAAGATAGAGGCCTTGGACAAGAAGGAATGGGACAAAACAGAATAGGTCAGGAGAGGACAATGGGACAAGATGTAATAAATCAGGATAGATCCCAAGGACAGGATCACAGAGAAAGTGTAGGTAGTAACTCTGAACAAAGTGGAGGATATCAGGGGAATGGGGAGCAAGTACGGCATGATCACCGTTCTTTCACTCCACAAAGTGCATCTAATAACGGTTCAGCTCATAAATCGCCACATCCTTTGCCACATTCAAACACAGACCAACAGAATGATAgttcatcagccccaccacattcaCAACCTCCTCCAATTTCTCCTAACATGATGCCAACTCCACAGATGGCTATGGCCAACTTGATTCCATACCCTCACTCAATTTTCCCAGCAGCATCCTACATGATGCCTCCACCTGATCCAAGACAGTATCACCCACAAAATCAAGGACAGCATCCTTCAAGGCCAAATCAGTAA
- the LOC123756701 gene encoding uncharacterized protein isoform X5, with translation MSYLPPWAPTSGGGHYPPHMLSPHSSSPHSPQTSHSTTQPNNSGSVYQNLSPVVKSVSPANVSVTQSNNAPKSSAVAVPSSGSASSPTSATSSAPSSAPPVTIGDHYEPQGFQRSNTPPLKRPDLIENLKTENTMSDHPPSEMLLALAGPSSLDLKSPRKYVRRSPGKYPAPEQLPSPVMFSYQGRGRPRKNWTYAAGLPTMIPVTHPPMHAGSAEDPDDEENKPFKCNICGKGFKLKGGLMQHERTHSTDRPYVCPDCGKLFRQPTHLQQHIRIHTGDKPYDCAFCDKSFRQRTILNQHLRIHTGEKPYVCMECGKQFRQKAILDQHFRTHLGEKPYACPHPSCRKHFREMASLISHMQCHKDVTDPRAVLQQAKRLIKEEHNEDIRIDNPAHGREHVEGSDRRIEQERVAQDRELGQDRGLGQDRGLGQDRGLGQDRGLGQDRGLGQDRGLGQDRGLGQDRVLGQDRGLGQDRGLGQDRGLGQEGMGQNRIGQERTMGQDVINQDRSQGQDHRESVGSNSEQSGGYQGNGEQVRHDHRSFTPQSASNNGSAHKSPHPLPHSNTDQQNDSSSAPPHSQPPPISPNMMPTPQMAMANLIPYPHSIFPAASYMMPPPDPRQYHPQNQGQHPSRPNQ, from the exons ATGAGCTATCTGCCGCCTTGGGCACCAACTTCAGGAGGGGGTCATTATCCCCCACATATGCTCTCTCCACACTCCAGCTCTCCACATTCTCCTCAGACTTCACATAGTACAACTCAGCCAAACAATTCCGGATCAGTTTATCAAAATCTCTCTCCAGTTGTAAAAAGTGTTTCTCCTGCAAATGTTTCTGTTACACAGTCCAACAATGCACCAAAATCATCTGCTGTTGCTGTTCCATCCAGTGGTTCAGCATCATCTCCCACATCAGCAACATCATCTGCTCCGTCATCTGCACCTCCAGTAACTATTGGAGATCATTATGAGCCCCAGGGCTTTCAGAGGTCAAATACACCTCCTCTAAAAAGACCTGACTTGATAGAAAATCTTAAAACTGAAAATACTATGAGTGATCATCCGCCGTCTGAAATGTTACTTGCTCTAGCAGGACCCAGCTCTCTGGACCTCAAATCACCTAGAAAGTATGTTAGAAG GTCACCAGGAAAGTACCCAGCACCAGAGCAGCTGCCTAGCCCAGTTATGTTCTCATATCAAGGTAGAGGAAGGCCACGAAAAAATTGGACTTATGCAGCG GGTTTGCCGACAATGATTCCTGTTACTCATCCACCAATGCATGCAGGATCTGCAGAAGATCCAGATGATGAAGAAAATAAACCATTTAAGTGCAATATTTGTGGTAAAGGGTTTAAACTTAAAGGGGGTCTCATGCAACATGAAAGAACACACAGCACTGATCGACCCTATGTTTGTCCAGATTGTGGCAAGCTTTTCCGGCAGCCAACTCATTTGCAGCAGCATATTCGAATTCACACGGGAGACAAACCTTATGACTGTGCTTTTTGTGACAAATCATTTAGACAGAGAACAATATTGAACCAGCATCTGAGGATACATACGGGAGAGAAACCATATGTCTGTATGGAGTGTGGAAAACAGTTTCGACAGAAGGCAATCCTTGATCAACATTTCAGAACACATTTGGGTGAGAAACCATATGCGTGCCCACATCCATCTTGTAGAAAACATTTTAGAGAAATGGCATCCCTAATTTCTCATATGCAGTGCCATAAAGATGTGACCGATCCTAGAGCCGTTCTTCAGCAAGCAAAGAGATTGATTAAGGAAGAACATAATGAAGATATAAGAATAGATAATCCAGCTCATGGACGAGAGCATGTGGAAGGCTCTGACAGGAGAATAGAACAAGAAAGGGTAGCTCAGGATAGAGAATTAGGGCAAGATAGAGGACTGGGACAAGATAGAGGACTGGGACAAGATAGAGGATTGGGACAAGATAGAGGATTGGGACAAGATAGAGGACTGGGACAAGATAGAGGACTAGGACAAGACAGAGGACTGGGACAAGATAGAGTACTGGGACAAGATAGAGGTTTAGGACAAGATAGAGGTTTAGGACAAGATAGAGGCCTTGGACAAGAAGGAATGGGACAAAACAGAATAGGTCAGGAGAGGACAATGGGACAAGATGTAATAAATCAGGATAGATCCCAAGGACAGGATCACAGAGAAAGTGTAGGTAGTAACTCTGAACAAAGTGGAGGATATCAGGGGAATGGGGAGCAAGTACGGCATGATCACCGTTCTTTCACTCCACAAAGTGCATCTAATAACGGTTCAGCTCATAAATCGCCACATCCTTTGCCACATTCAAACACAGACCAACAGAATGATAgttcatcagccccaccacattcaCAACCTCCTCCAATTTCTCCTAACATGATGCCAACTCCACAGATGGCTATGGCCAACTTGATTCCATACCCTCACTCAATTTTCCCAGCAGCATCCTACATGATGCCTCCACCTGATCCAAGACAGTATCACCCACAAAATCAAGGACAGCATCCTTCAAGGCCAAATCAGTAA
- the LOC123756701 gene encoding uncharacterized protein isoform X4, which translates to MSGDAKYISLYYSLVHQGASDFYKEIIKGPGANMSYLPPWAPTSGGGHYPPHMLSPHSSSPHSPQTSHSTTQPNNSGSVYQNLSPVVKSVSPANVSVTQSNNAPKSSAVAVPSSGSASSPTSATSSAPSSAPPVTIGDHYEPQGFQRSNTPPLKRPDLIENLKTENTMSDHPPSEMLLALAGPSSLDLKSPRKSPGKYPAPEQLPSPVMFSYQGRGRPRKNWTYAAGLPTMIPVTHPPMHAGSAEDPDDEENKPFKCNICGKGFKLKGGLMQHERTHSTDRPYVCPDCGKLFRQPTHLQQHIRIHTGDKPYDCAFCDKSFRQRTILNQHLRIHTGEKPYVCMECGKQFRQKAILDQHFRTHLGEKPYACPHPSCRKHFREMASLISHMQCHKDVTDPRAVLQQAKRLIKEEHNEDIRIDNPAHGREHVEGSDRRIEQERVAQDRELGQDRGLGQDRGLGQDRGLGQDRGLGQDRGLGQDRGLGQDRGLGQDRVLGQDRGLGQDRGLGQDRGLGQEGMGQNRIGQERTMGQDVINQDRSQGQDHRESVGSNSEQSGGYQGNGEQVRHDHRSFTPQSASNNGSAHKSPHPLPHSNTDQQNDSSSAPPHSQPPPISPNMMPTPQMAMANLIPYPHSIFPAASYMMPPPDPRQYHPQNQGQHPSRPNQ; encoded by the exons GCCCTGGTGCAAACATGAGCTATCTGCCGCCTTGGGCACCAACTTCAGGAGGGGGTCATTATCCCCCACATATGCTCTCTCCACACTCCAGCTCTCCACATTCTCCTCAGACTTCACATAGTACAACTCAGCCAAACAATTCCGGATCAGTTTATCAAAATCTCTCTCCAGTTGTAAAAAGTGTTTCTCCTGCAAATGTTTCTGTTACACAGTCCAACAATGCACCAAAATCATCTGCTGTTGCTGTTCCATCCAGTGGTTCAGCATCATCTCCCACATCAGCAACATCATCTGCTCCGTCATCTGCACCTCCAGTAACTATTGGAGATCATTATGAGCCCCAGGGCTTTCAGAGGTCAAATACACCTCCTCTAAAAAGACCTGACTTGATAGAAAATCTTAAAACTGAAAATACTATGAGTGATCATCCGCCGTCTGAAATGTTACTTGCTCTAGCAGGACCCAGCTCTCTGGACCTCAAATCACCTAGAAA GTCACCAGGAAAGTACCCAGCACCAGAGCAGCTGCCTAGCCCAGTTATGTTCTCATATCAAGGTAGAGGAAGGCCACGAAAAAATTGGACTTATGCAGCG GGTTTGCCGACAATGATTCCTGTTACTCATCCACCAATGCATGCAGGATCTGCAGAAGATCCAGATGATGAAGAAAATAAACCATTTAAGTGCAATATTTGTGGTAAAGGGTTTAAACTTAAAGGGGGTCTCATGCAACATGAAAGAACACACAGCACTGATCGACCCTATGTTTGTCCAGATTGTGGCAAGCTTTTCCGGCAGCCAACTCATTTGCAGCAGCATATTCGAATTCACACGGGAGACAAACCTTATGACTGTGCTTTTTGTGACAAATCATTTAGACAGAGAACAATATTGAACCAGCATCTGAGGATACATACGGGAGAGAAACCATATGTCTGTATGGAGTGTGGAAAACAGTTTCGACAGAAGGCAATCCTTGATCAACATTTCAGAACACATTTGGGTGAGAAACCATATGCGTGCCCACATCCATCTTGTAGAAAACATTTTAGAGAAATGGCATCCCTAATTTCTCATATGCAGTGCCATAAAGATGTGACCGATCCTAGAGCCGTTCTTCAGCAAGCAAAGAGATTGATTAAGGAAGAACATAATGAAGATATAAGAATAGATAATCCAGCTCATGGACGAGAGCATGTGGAAGGCTCTGACAGGAGAATAGAACAAGAAAGGGTAGCTCAGGATAGAGAATTAGGGCAAGATAGAGGACTGGGACAAGATAGAGGACTGGGACAAGATAGAGGATTGGGACAAGATAGAGGATTGGGACAAGATAGAGGACTGGGACAAGATAGAGGACTAGGACAAGACAGAGGACTGGGACAAGATAGAGTACTGGGACAAGATAGAGGTTTAGGACAAGATAGAGGTTTAGGACAAGATAGAGGCCTTGGACAAGAAGGAATGGGACAAAACAGAATAGGTCAGGAGAGGACAATGGGACAAGATGTAATAAATCAGGATAGATCCCAAGGACAGGATCACAGAGAAAGTGTAGGTAGTAACTCTGAACAAAGTGGAGGATATCAGGGGAATGGGGAGCAAGTACGGCATGATCACCGTTCTTTCACTCCACAAAGTGCATCTAATAACGGTTCAGCTCATAAATCGCCACATCCTTTGCCACATTCAAACACAGACCAACAGAATGATAgttcatcagccccaccacattcaCAACCTCCTCCAATTTCTCCTAACATGATGCCAACTCCACAGATGGCTATGGCCAACTTGATTCCATACCCTCACTCAATTTTCCCAGCAGCATCCTACATGATGCCTCCACCTGATCCAAGACAGTATCACCCACAAAATCAAGGACAGCATCCTTCAAGGCCAAATCAGTAA